From one Tetragenococcus osmophilus genomic stretch:
- a CDS encoding Crp/Fnr family transcriptional regulator, translating into MAHHHHHSHIDCIRLVPIFNHLNEEQMSLIAQSAQEVHYAKNALLFGNGDKDDTLYIINNGRVRVYNLNESGREQTVRILNPGDFMGEVAIFQTESYHSNYAEAISEVSICRIHKKDMDDYLGAYPEIMRRILSDVTKRLQVSEKQTMQVGMEQVESRIIDFLSEYVEDEENHTYVTLPMSKKDLASYLGTTPETISRKFSSLEERGLIKQHTQKYVEIFDLDKLLFASS; encoded by the coding sequence ATGGCACACCATCACCACCATAGTCATATAGATTGTATACGTTTAGTTCCGATTTTTAATCACCTAAATGAAGAACAAATGAGTTTAATTGCGCAATCAGCGCAAGAAGTACATTATGCAAAGAATGCGTTGTTATTTGGAAATGGTGATAAAGATGACACACTTTATATTATAAATAATGGGCGTGTACGTGTTTATAACTTAAATGAATCTGGTCGTGAACAAACTGTACGCATATTAAATCCTGGTGATTTTATGGGAGAAGTGGCTATTTTTCAAACTGAAAGTTACCATTCTAATTATGCTGAAGCAATATCAGAAGTGAGCATATGTAGAATTCATAAAAAGGATATGGATGACTATTTAGGCGCTTACCCAGAAATTATGAGAAGAATACTATCAGATGTTACGAAACGTTTACAGGTATCAGAAAAGCAAACGATGCAGGTTGGTATGGAGCAAGTAGAGTCTCGTATTATTGATTTTCTATCAGAATACGTTGAAGATGAAGAAAACCATACTTATGTGACTTTACCAATGTCGAAAAAAGATCTAGCCTCGTACTTGGGTACAACCCCAGAAACAATAAGTCGTAAGTTCTCATCATTGGAAGAGAGAGGTTTAATTAAACAGCATACTCAAAAATATGTTGAGATATTTGATTTAGATAAGTTATTATTTGCATCAAGTTAA
- a CDS encoding helix-turn-helix transcriptional regulator encodes MKWTDVKKDISSISQEDKNLIELTALLASLRREKNMTQKELAEKVHVSQAQIARVENFSYAPSLKTITKIADGLNLELTFIDKTTKKLVKN; translated from the coding sequence ATGAAATGGACAGATGTAAAGAAAGACATTAGCAGCATTTCTCAAGAAGATAAAAATCTGATTGAGTTGACTGCTTTATTAGCCAGTCTCCGTAGAGAAAAGAATATGACTCAAAAAGAATTAGCTGAAAAAGTACATGTTTCTCAGGCTCAAATAGCTCGTGTAGAAAACTTTTCTTATGCTCCTTCTCTAAAGACCATTACAAAAATTGCAGACGGTTTAAACTTAGAGCTGACATTTATAGACAAAACGACTAAAAAACTGGTAAAAAATTAA
- a CDS encoding CadD family cadmium resistance transporter, with protein sequence MLQSIFSAIAVYISTSIDYLFILLIIFSQSHTKKGIRHIFWGQYLGTGILVAVSLFAAYVLNFIPQDWIIGLLGLIPIFLGIRVAFVGEEEEEEEEVVEKLESRGTNRLFWTVALITIASGGDNLGIYIPYFTSLAFSEIIIALIVFAISVAVLCYISYKLAKISFVSETLEKYERIIVPIMFIALGIFIMIENGTIQTLLGF encoded by the coding sequence TTGTTACAAAGTATTTTTTCAGCTATCGCTGTTTATATTTCTACCAGTATTGATTATTTGTTTATCTTGCTGATTATCTTTTCTCAAAGCCACACAAAAAAAGGTATTCGTCACATTTTTTGGGGTCAATATCTTGGAACAGGTATTTTGGTAGCCGTAAGTTTGTTTGCTGCTTATGTGCTAAATTTTATTCCGCAAGATTGGATCATTGGTCTTCTCGGTCTAATTCCGATTTTCTTAGGAATCAGAGTCGCTTTTGTTGGCGAAGAGGAGGAAGAAGAAGAGGAAGTCGTTGAAAAACTCGAATCTAGAGGAACTAATCGCTTATTCTGGACAGTTGCCTTAATAACGATTGCTTCTGGAGGCGATAATTTAGGTATTTATATTCCATACTTTACCTCGTTAGCTTTTTCAGAAATCATTATTGCTTTAATCGTATTCGCTATCTCTGTTGCGGTTCTCTGCTATATCAGTTACAAATTAGCCAAGATTTCTTTTGTTTCCGAAACGTTAGAAAAATACGAACGAATCATTGTCCCTATAATGTTTATTGCGTTAGGAATTTTTATTATGATAGAGAACGGGACGATACAAACGCTACTAGGTTTTTAA
- a CDS encoding heavy metal translocating P-type ATPase: METIEEQQSQEKHNHNHDHDHGKMPIVLYFIGLVLAVIALFLNEDYQLLQNILFSIATISAGYHVIILEGLGETIENSKVQKKFTPNSHILMGLAAIGASLMGNFWEGTLLILIFSGAHFLEDYAEGRSKREITKLLEMNPTTARLILPDGNTKIVDVSELTVGDQLQVLNGDQVPIDGVILSGSTSIDESSINGESIPKEKSKGDGVFGSTINGTGTFTMEVTKENKDTVFSKILQLVNQNQDNQTKAASIIQKFEPKYVTVVLIAIPLFMLLAPFLLDWTWSQSIYRGLVLLVAASPCALAAATVSVTLSTTSNLAKKGVLSKGSSYLSQLADTQAIAFDKTGTLTKGKPEVTNYYFADSVNEENMIDIVVALEKESNHPLADAILRKFEQKNQLTIEVENQIGKGLTGDYNGKNYRIGKPTSFDEVANEYIRLNNEWASEGKTVVYVAEDENVIGLIALMDVPSEHAKETIKYFKEQGIHTTLITGDSEMTGKAVAKQLRIDEVIANVIPEDKSRIIDEQKEKYGVTAMVGDGVNDAPALVNADVGIAMGDGTDVAVEVSDLVLMQNNLSKLVQSHNISSKMNRVIWQNILFSMAVVAFLVVVSFLGLTDIAISVIIHEGSTLVVILNGLRLLKAV, translated from the coding sequence ATGGAAACTATCGAAGAACAACAATCTCAAGAAAAACACAATCACAATCACGATCATGATCACGGGAAAATGCCAATCGTTTTATACTTTATTGGTTTAGTATTAGCAGTGATCGCTCTATTTTTGAATGAAGATTATCAGTTGCTACAAAACATTTTATTTTCAATCGCTACAATCAGTGCGGGGTATCATGTCATTATTCTTGAAGGCCTTGGGGAAACAATTGAGAACTCCAAAGTTCAAAAAAAGTTCACGCCTAATTCTCATATTTTAATGGGATTAGCGGCCATTGGCGCTTCTTTAATGGGGAATTTTTGGGAAGGTACATTATTGATTCTTATTTTTTCAGGCGCACATTTCCTGGAAGATTATGCAGAAGGAAGAAGTAAACGAGAAATCACGAAATTACTCGAAATGAATCCAACGACTGCCCGGTTAATCCTGCCTGATGGGAATACAAAGATTGTTGACGTCAGTGAATTAACAGTTGGGGACCAACTTCAAGTACTAAACGGTGACCAAGTACCTATTGATGGCGTCATTTTGTCTGGATCTACATCCATTGATGAGTCGTCTATTAATGGAGAAAGTATCCCGAAAGAGAAATCCAAAGGAGATGGCGTCTTCGGGAGTACAATCAATGGAACAGGTACTTTCACAATGGAAGTCACTAAAGAAAATAAAGATACAGTATTTTCAAAAATTTTACAGTTAGTAAACCAGAACCAAGACAACCAAACAAAAGCTGCGAGTATAATCCAAAAATTTGAACCGAAATATGTCACAGTTGTTTTAATTGCCATTCCTCTATTCATGTTATTGGCTCCTTTTCTACTTGATTGGACATGGTCACAAAGTATTTATAGAGGATTAGTTCTTTTAGTTGCAGCTTCACCCTGTGCTTTAGCAGCAGCTACCGTATCGGTAACCTTATCGACGACTTCTAACTTGGCCAAAAAAGGCGTCCTTTCAAAAGGTAGTTCTTACCTGTCTCAATTAGCCGATACTCAAGCCATTGCATTTGATAAGACCGGAACTTTGACCAAAGGAAAACCTGAAGTAACCAATTATTATTTTGCTGATTCCGTGAACGAAGAAAATATGATTGATATCGTGGTAGCTCTTGAAAAAGAATCCAATCACCCCTTAGCAGATGCCATTCTAAGAAAGTTTGAACAAAAAAATCAACTGACTATTGAAGTAGAAAATCAGATTGGTAAAGGGTTGACAGGAGATTACAACGGCAAAAATTATCGGATCGGAAAACCAACTTCATTTGACGAGGTTGCAAATGAATATATTCGTTTAAATAATGAGTGGGCATCAGAAGGTAAGACAGTCGTATATGTAGCAGAAGATGAGAATGTCATTGGACTTATAGCTCTCATGGACGTTCCAAGTGAACATGCAAAAGAAACTATTAAATACTTTAAAGAACAAGGTATACACACCACATTAATTACTGGTGACTCAGAAATGACGGGAAAAGCGGTTGCTAAACAATTAAGAATAGATGAAGTGATTGCGAATGTCATACCGGAAGACAAATCCAGAATTATAGACGAACAAAAAGAAAAATACGGCGTGACCGCCATGGTTGGAGACGGTGTAAATGATGCTCCTGCTCTTGTTAATGCAGATGTGGGAATCGCTATGGGAGATGGGACTGATGTGGCAGTAGAGGTATCTGATTTAGTTTTAATGCAAAACAATTTATCTAAATTGGTACAATCTCATAATATTTCTTCGAAAATGAATCGTGTCATATGGCAAAACATCCTTTTTTCAATGGCAGTCGTAGCCTTTTTAGTTGTAGTGAGTTTCTTAGGCTTAACGGATATTGCAATCAGTGTCATTATTCATGAAGGAAGTACTTTGGTTGTTATTTTGAATGGACTTCGATTGCTAAAGGCAGTCTAA
- a CDS encoding ArsR/SmtB family transcription factor: MIQEKVNVIKNKLDQKDFSNLLVLGKCFSDSSRIKIFYALETYKEMCVCDLAEILTASVATTSHHLRFLKKHGMAKSRQDGKVVYYSLANEDILSAIRVFLKLSENLSMKS; this comes from the coding sequence ATCATTCAGGAAAAAGTAAATGTAATAAAAAATAAATTGGATCAAAAAGATTTTTCAAACTTACTTGTGTTAGGGAAATGTTTCAGCGATTCTTCTAGGATTAAAATTTTCTATGCTTTAGAAACCTATAAGGAAATGTGTGTCTGTGATTTAGCAGAAATACTTACTGCTAGTGTCGCTACAACGTCACACCATTTACGTTTTTTAAAAAAACATGGAATGGCAAAATCACGTCAAGATGGAAAAGTAGTTTATTATTCTTTAGCGAATGAAGACATCCTTTCCGCTATTCGTGTTTTTTTAAAGTTATCAGAAAATCTATCTATGAAATCTTAG
- a CDS encoding type II toxin-antitoxin system RelE/ParE family toxin, protein MKKYEIEFYEDKKGQSQIVNWIKELDSNPTKENKSTLKKLYYQMERLEYDGTFIGEPLVKQIEGKIWELRPVPNRVFFATLEDNELILLHQFRKKSQKTPKREIEQAKRELADWLERKKG, encoded by the coding sequence ATGAAAAAATATGAAATAGAGTTCTATGAAGATAAGAAAGGCCAAAGTCAAATAGTGAATTGGATCAAAGAACTGGATAGTAACCCGACTAAAGAAAATAAATCCACCTTAAAAAAGCTCTATTATCAAATGGAACGTCTGGAATATGACGGCACTTTTATAGGTGAGCCTCTTGTTAAACAGATTGAGGGTAAAATTTGGGAATTACGCCCAGTTCCTAATCGCGTATTTTTTGCAACCTTAGAAGATAATGAATTAATTTTATTACACCAGTTTAGAAAAAAATCCCAAAAGACACCCAAAAGAGAAATTGAACAAGCTAAACGTGAATTAGCTGATTGGTTAGAACGCAAGAAAGGATGA
- a CDS encoding IS1380 family transposase → MSFTLQQNSLTFNKQKAILIANDGGTLTNDAGLVLLSEFLNQIRFDSLLARYVHIPEYRAFAQHEWLDVVKQWLYQLIAGYSRDRDANTLQYDRLFKEALKQERLSSQFMMSTLLHTLTEENVNQLLQVAKKLGDLGMDQQNSQQLVLDLDSTCCPTYGKQEAGEYIYHYGLNGYHPFVAFEGLTGLALDVRHRHGKSYTSTHAEDYLVEMLAHYQQRSSDPTMLVRGDSGFAKPEIYKQCECRGAHYVIKLKNNVRLIHYAQHLVQYTNGTDYTKSEHQYFKMAYQADSWDRSRTVAIKATRKAETLLFSEFQFVVTDFAHLSPQTIFQLYQKRGNMENFIKEMKTGFFADKTDSPSFLANKVRLALSFIAYNIIHLMKQLTFPQEKKTTVIDTIRFQLFHIAGKVTEHARQVQIHLSSTNVYNTLFWEVLTRIQRLNL, encoded by the coding sequence ATGTCTTTCACTTTACAACAAAATTCTCTTACATTCAATAAGCAAAAAGCCATCTTGATCGCCAATGACGGTGGCACCTTAACCAATGACGCGGGGCTCGTCTTACTTTCGGAGTTTCTAAATCAAATTCGTTTTGATTCCCTGTTAGCGCGATACGTTCATATTCCAGAGTATCGTGCCTTCGCCCAACATGAATGGCTGGATGTCGTAAAACAATGGCTATATCAATTGATCGCTGGTTATTCTCGAGACCGAGACGCCAATACCTTACAATATGATCGCCTTTTTAAGGAAGCATTGAAACAAGAACGCCTTAGTTCGCAATTTATGATGTCTACTTTGCTTCATACCTTGACAGAAGAAAATGTTAATCAACTATTACAAGTGGCGAAAAAACTTGGCGATTTAGGCATGGACCAGCAAAACAGCCAACAACTCGTGCTTGATCTGGATTCCACCTGTTGTCCCACTTACGGAAAGCAAGAAGCAGGGGAATATATTTACCACTATGGCCTCAATGGGTATCATCCATTTGTGGCATTTGAAGGTTTAACCGGATTGGCATTAGATGTTCGCCATCGTCATGGCAAATCTTATACCTCCACCCACGCCGAAGATTATCTCGTAGAAATGTTGGCGCATTACCAACAACGTTCGAGTGATCCCACAATGCTTGTACGCGGGGATAGTGGCTTTGCCAAACCGGAAATTTATAAACAATGTGAGTGTCGAGGCGCCCATTATGTGATTAAATTGAAAAATAACGTACGGTTGATTCATTATGCGCAACATCTTGTCCAATATACCAACGGTACGGACTACACAAAGTCCGAACATCAATATTTTAAGATGGCTTATCAAGCAGATTCTTGGGACCGATCTCGAACAGTAGCCATCAAGGCTACTCGAAAAGCCGAAACTTTACTTTTTTCCGAATTTCAATTTGTGGTGACCGATTTCGCTCATCTTTCGCCCCAAACCATTTTTCAGCTCTATCAAAAACGAGGGAATATGGAAAACTTCATTAAAGAAATGAAGACCGGATTTTTCGCTGATAAAACGGACAGTCCTTCCTTTTTAGCGAATAAGGTTCGCTTAGCCCTAAGTTTTATCGCCTATAATATCATCCACTTGATGAAACAGCTGACTTTTCCGCAAGAGAAAAAGACGACGGTGATTGACACGATCCGTTTTCAACTATTTCATATTGCTGGAAAAGTCACAGAACACGCGCGTCAAGTGCAAATTCACTTATCAAGTACGAATGTTTACAACACGCTTTTTTGGGAAGTCCTTACACGAATTCAGCGATTGAATCTCTAG
- a CDS encoding Dps family protein: protein MTTANERQEKLAAEKAYKEHIHHTKINAVAVTDHILANIHTLHVKLHQYHWYVKGTNFYSLHSVFENLYNENETWFDKIAERLLASGFKPASTTTEFQEFTIISEDPSEKYYSAEEMVIQLVEDFRTNREFTVRAMRLAQEEADDALEDLLISYKDYLDINIWQLQAFVNKDALEDDDYIDND, encoded by the coding sequence ATGACAACAGCAAATGAAAGACAAGAAAAATTAGCTGCTGAAAAAGCATATAAAGAACACATTCATCATACCAAGATTAATGCTGTAGCTGTCACAGATCATATACTTGCTAATATCCATACCTTACATGTAAAATTACATCAATATCATTGGTATGTAAAAGGCACAAATTTCTATTCATTGCATAGTGTTTTTGAGAATTTATACAATGAGAATGAGACATGGTTTGATAAGATTGCAGAACGTTTACTAGCTTCAGGATTTAAGCCAGCTTCAACAACTACTGAATTTCAGGAATTTACAATAATTTCTGAAGATCCGTCTGAAAAATATTATTCTGCTGAAGAAATGGTCATACAGTTAGTAGAAGATTTTAGGACTAATCGTGAATTTACCGTTCGTGCAATGCGTTTAGCACAAGAAGAAGCAGATGATGCATTAGAAGATTTACTAATTAGTTATAAAGATTACTTAGATATAAATATTTGGCAACTTCAAGCCTTTGTTAACAAGGATGCGTTAGAAGATGATGACTATATAGATAACGATTAA
- a CDS encoding ISL3 family transposase, with protein sequence MSITHYTKEILDILDLHLTFSEDCFRKEKIAGEMSFVFYGKLTYQAQSCFHCGVEDPQHFVKWGFKTVRYLLNDVSEYKTYLKIKKQRFRCKICGKTFIAASSVADRYCSIARRVKLSIDEKLMEPFSMATIARMKHVSPTTVLRELRRFEKSQRPSKDSLPEVLCFDEFQSVNRVAGAMSFIMMDGQSHQLLDIVANRQLPHLQRYFARYDSQARKHVQFVVSDFYSPYASLVKTFFPNAQLVIDRFHISQHIGRAFQNQRTQVMKSFASKTGPHKHLKKFWKLLQKNAWELDYEQRHWRPSFRAHLTEQDIVDRLLAYSSELRQGYRVYQAFLSAIHGKNQQKFDQLLAEDYAFLPKAFQTVIQTFKVYHQEIAWAFTVPYSNGPLEGLNNHIKVLKRVAYGFRNFQNFRERIFLYRGKYFQSVSPEVSLKHKRKSS encoded by the coding sequence GTGTCCATAACTCATTATACTAAAGAAATCTTAGATATTCTAGATCTTCATCTGACATTTAGTGAAGACTGTTTTCGTAAAGAGAAAATTGCTGGAGAAATGAGCTTTGTTTTCTACGGTAAGCTAACCTACCAAGCCCAGTCTTGTTTTCATTGTGGGGTGGAAGATCCCCAGCATTTTGTTAAATGGGGATTTAAAACTGTCAGGTATTTACTTAACGATGTCAGTGAATATAAAACCTACTTAAAGATAAAGAAACAACGTTTTCGATGCAAAATTTGCGGGAAAACTTTTATTGCCGCGTCTTCCGTAGCGGATCGTTATTGTTCCATTGCCCGTCGAGTGAAACTTTCCATTGACGAAAAACTAATGGAACCCTTCTCTATGGCTACGATTGCTCGGATGAAACACGTGTCACCTACGACGGTTTTAAGAGAACTCCGCCGTTTTGAAAAAAGCCAACGTCCCTCAAAGGATTCCTTACCCGAAGTCCTTTGTTTTGACGAATTTCAATCAGTGAATCGTGTCGCAGGGGCTATGAGCTTCATTATGATGGACGGCCAATCTCACCAGTTGTTAGATATTGTTGCCAACCGGCAACTCCCCCACTTACAACGGTATTTTGCTCGTTATGATTCGCAAGCTCGTAAGCATGTGCAATTTGTCGTTTCTGATTTTTATAGTCCTTACGCTTCTTTAGTAAAAACCTTCTTTCCCAATGCTCAGCTGGTTATTGATCGTTTTCATATTAGCCAACATATTGGTCGCGCGTTCCAAAACCAACGCACGCAAGTAATGAAAAGTTTTGCTTCCAAGACAGGGCCGCATAAACATCTTAAAAAGTTTTGGAAATTACTTCAAAAAAATGCTTGGGAATTGGATTACGAGCAACGCCATTGGCGTCCTAGTTTTCGAGCCCATTTAACAGAACAAGATATTGTCGACCGTCTGTTAGCTTATAGTTCGGAATTGCGCCAAGGGTACCGTGTCTATCAAGCGTTTCTTTCGGCTATTCATGGGAAGAACCAACAAAAATTTGATCAATTATTAGCCGAGGATTATGCTTTTTTACCCAAAGCTTTTCAAACCGTCATTCAAACCTTTAAAGTCTATCATCAAGAGATTGCTTGGGCTTTTACTGTCCCTTATTCCAATGGGCCGCTCGAAGGGTTAAATAATCACATTAAAGTCCTTAAACGCGTGGCTTACGGTTTTCGTAATTTCCAAAACTTTCGAGAAAGGATCTTCTTATATCGGGGGAAATATTTTCAATCCGTTTCTCCAGAAGTTTCCCTCAAGCATAAAAGAAAAAGCAGTTAG
- a CDS encoding UTRA domain-containing protein has product MERGSKIQTKSIETKVLSLDLIIVDATLAAKSMFQIGTTCYHVIRLRLINGKPVMIDDSFFKSEVVPRLTKKIAQESIYRYIQSVTNHKIIGSRLVDRVILATDLDKNYLALKQENCIGLTQNWAYLDDGQIFEYTEIHFAPEQYVRTRFIGQKVGYIQ; this is encoded by the coding sequence ATGGAGCGTGGATCAAAAATTCAAACAAAATCCATCGAAACTAAGGTACTTTCGTTGGATTTAATAATTGTTGATGCTACACTTGCAGCGAAATCAATGTTTCAAATAGGAACTACTTGTTATCACGTTATTCGTTTGCGTCTAATTAATGGTAAACCTGTAATGATAGATGATAGCTTTTTCAAATCAGAGGTAGTACCAAGATTGACAAAGAAGATTGCACAAGAATCAATTTACCGATACATTCAGTCTGTCACAAATCATAAGATTATTGGCTCACGTTTAGTCGATAGAGTAATTTTGGCGACTGATTTAGATAAAAATTACTTGGCCTTAAAGCAAGAAAACTGTATTGGACTAACTCAAAACTGGGCTTATTTAGATGACGGTCAAATATTTGAATATACAGAGATCCATTTTGCACCCGAACAATATGTTCGGACACGATTTATAGGGCAAAAAGTAGGATATATTCAATAA
- a CDS encoding tyrosine-type recombinase/integrase has product MGYNVQPLRLQQEINDFLFCLRRNKNAERDVFLFLIGINSGLRMSDIVKLKKKDVITSKNPRIVEQKTGKTRILYLSSLQDLIHGYTAPLDPEAYLFPSTKGGHLEVNTVYQMFQKVAKLLGRDDIGTHTLRKTFGYHYYKKTKDVATLMEIFGHSSEKITKRYIGINEDEISETLLNFRLGF; this is encoded by the coding sequence ATGGGCTATAATGTTCAGCCACTACGGTTGCAACAGGAGATTAATGATTTTTTATTTTGCCTGCGACGGAATAAAAATGCGGAACGTGACGTTTTCTTGTTTCTAATTGGAATTAACAGCGGTCTGCGCATGTCCGACATCGTCAAACTCAAGAAAAAAGACGTGATTACCTCAAAAAACCCGCGCATCGTGGAGCAAAAGACAGGGAAAACACGCATTTTATACTTAAGCAGCTTACAGGACTTGATTCACGGCTATACCGCACCCTTAGATCCGGAGGCTTACTTGTTTCCCAGTACTAAGGGCGGCCATTTAGAAGTCAATACGGTCTACCAGATGTTTCAAAAGGTCGCGAAGCTGTTAGGAAGGGACGATATCGGCACCCACACCCTACGAAAAACCTTTGGTTACCACTATTACAAGAAAACCAAAGACGTGGCCACCTTAATGGAAATCTTTGGTCACAGCAGCGAGAAGATTACCAAACGCTACATCGGAATTAATGAAGATGAAATCAGTGAAACGTTATTAAATTTTCGGTTAGGTTTTTGA
- a CDS encoding cation diffusion facilitator family transporter — protein sequence MDIKTTSPIDKGSILSISKLFKVISDPTRLSVLFLFNSVSIMSDAVHDLGDSISIGFAWFFQGYSEKKQDERFTFGYNRFSLLGALITGVVLISGSFFMIYRSVPRLIDPQPVNYSGMFWLSLVAIALNGYAAWILSKGTSKNESMLNLHMLEDVLGWIGVLIVSILMNFTEAYRLDPILSILIALYILYKTVPEFFTTMKILLNGSPENVNVKSLADSIKNVPAVKDLSHFHIWSLDGEENALIVTVLIDPSDIDKAREIKEEIAEVAHKSSVENHITIEITTSKEELEKGYSHNT from the coding sequence ATGGATATAAAAACAACTTCTCCAATCGATAAAGGATCTATTCTGTCAATAAGCAAACTATTTAAGGTGATTAGTGATCCTACACGATTGTCGGTTCTCTTTCTTTTCAATAGTGTGTCCATTATGTCCGACGCAGTTCATGATTTAGGGGACTCTATTTCAATTGGATTCGCTTGGTTTTTTCAAGGTTATTCAGAGAAAAAACAAGATGAACGGTTCACTTTTGGCTATAACCGCTTTTCTTTACTGGGCGCGCTGATAACTGGCGTTGTGCTAATTAGTGGCTCGTTTTTTATGATCTATCGTAGTGTGCCACGTTTGATTGACCCACAACCCGTAAATTATAGTGGCATGTTCTGGCTTTCTCTCGTAGCTATTGCATTGAATGGATATGCTGCGTGGATTTTAAGCAAAGGCACATCCAAAAACGAGAGCATGTTGAACCTCCATATGCTGGAAGACGTATTAGGGTGGATTGGAGTCTTGATTGTGAGTATTCTAATGAACTTTACCGAGGCATATCGTCTGGATCCTATCTTATCGATTTTGATTGCACTTTATATCCTCTACAAAACCGTTCCTGAATTTTTCACCACAATGAAAATTTTATTGAATGGTTCGCCTGAAAATGTAAACGTAAAGAGCTTGGCGGACTCCATTAAAAATGTTCCTGCTGTAAAAGACCTCTCACATTTTCACATTTGGTCACTGGACGGGGAAGAAAACGCCCTTATCGTCACGGTTCTTATAGACCCTTCAGACATAGACAAGGCTAGGGAAATAAAAGAAGAAATTGCAGAAGTCGCACACAAATCAAGCGTAGAGAATCATATCACAATAGAAATAACTACAAGCAAAGAAGAGCTTGAAAAGGGATACTCCCACAACACGTAA